A stretch of the Pseudomonas sp. ACM7 genome encodes the following:
- a CDS encoding ABC transporter substrate-binding protein, giving the protein MKMLPLRAAIAAALLSVAVGVSAKPLVVCTEASPEGFDMVQYTTAVTADAVAETIFNRLADFKPGTTEVIPALADSWDISEDGLTYTFHLRKGVKFHTTEYFKPTRDMNADDVVWSFQRQLDPNHPWHKLSSVGFPYFESMGFKELLKSVEKIDDNTVTFTLTRREAPFLADIAMAFSSIYSAEYADQLLKADKTGDLNNKPVGTGPFIFQRYAKDAQVRFKANPDYFRGKPPADSLILAIATDNNVRLQKLKANECQIALYPKPDDIPSIKKDAKLSVDELNAMTVSYIAMNTSHKYMSDVRVRKAIDIAFDKAAYVNALFGKGNATVAVNPYPDTLLGYNHDLKNPPRDLDKARALLKEAGVPEGTTFTLFTRNGGGPTNPNPMLGAQMMQADLAKVGIKVDIRVMEWGEMLKRAKNGEHDMVSAGWAGDNGDPDNFLTPMLSCEAAKNGENYARWCNEKFQALIDEARAKVNPAERAALYEQAQEVFNQDQPWISMAHTRMFTAMRNNVEGYHISPLTTNNFATTQVK; this is encoded by the coding sequence ATGAAAATGCTTCCCCTACGTGCGGCCATCGCGGCCGCGTTGCTGAGTGTCGCTGTTGGCGTCTCGGCCAAACCCCTGGTGGTCTGCACCGAAGCCAGTCCGGAAGGCTTCGATATGGTCCAGTACACGACTGCAGTCACCGCCGATGCAGTGGCCGAAACCATCTTCAATCGTCTGGCGGACTTCAAGCCCGGCACCACTGAAGTGATTCCGGCACTGGCCGATTCCTGGGACATCAGCGAGGACGGTCTGACCTACACGTTCCACCTGCGCAAAGGCGTCAAGTTCCACACCACCGAATACTTCAAGCCGACCCGCGACATGAACGCCGACGACGTGGTCTGGAGCTTCCAGCGTCAGCTGGACCCGAATCACCCGTGGCACAAACTGTCGAGCGTGGGCTTCCCTTACTTTGAAAGCATGGGCTTCAAGGAACTGCTCAAAAGTGTCGAGAAGATCGACGACAACACGGTCACCTTCACCCTGACCCGCCGCGAAGCGCCGTTCCTGGCCGACATCGCCATGGCCTTCTCCTCGATCTACTCCGCCGAGTATGCCGACCAACTGCTCAAGGCCGACAAGACCGGCGACCTGAATAACAAACCGGTCGGTACCGGCCCGTTCATCTTCCAGCGTTATGCCAAGGATGCTCAGGTCCGCTTCAAGGCCAACCCGGATTACTTCCGTGGCAAGCCACCGGCTGATTCGTTGATTCTGGCCATCGCCACCGACAACAACGTACGCCTGCAAAAACTGAAAGCCAACGAATGCCAGATTGCGCTGTATCCCAAGCCAGATGACATTCCGAGCATCAAGAAAGACGCCAAACTGAGTGTCGATGAACTGAACGCGATGACCGTCTCGTACATCGCCATGAACACCTCGCACAAGTACATGAGCGATGTTCGCGTACGTAAAGCCATCGATATCGCCTTCGACAAGGCCGCATACGTCAACGCGCTGTTTGGCAAAGGCAATGCGACCGTGGCAGTCAATCCGTACCCGGACACCTTGCTGGGCTACAACCACGACCTGAAGAATCCGCCACGTGATCTGGACAAGGCTCGCGCCCTGCTCAAGGAAGCCGGCGTACCAGAAGGCACCACGTTCACCCTGTTCACCCGTAACGGCGGCGGTCCAACCAACCCGAACCCGATGCTCGGCGCGCAGATGATGCAGGCTGACCTGGCCAAGGTCGGGATCAAGGTCGATATTCGCGTCATGGAATGGGGCGAAATGCTCAAACGCGCGAAAAACGGCGAGCACGACATGGTGTCTGCCGGATGGGCCGGCGATAACGGCGACCCGGATAACTTCCTGACGCCTATGCTCAGTTGCGAGGCCGCCAAAAACGGCGAAAACTACGCACGCTGGTGCAATGAAAAGTTCCAGGCGCTGATCGACGAAGCAAGGGCTAAAGTAAACCCGGCGGAACGTGCAGCGCTCTATGAGCAAGCCCAAGAAGTCTTTAACCAGGACCAACCTTGGATCAGCATGGCCCACACCCGTATGTTCACCGCAATGCGCAACAACGTAGAGGGCTATCACATTAGCCCGCTCACCACTAATAACTTCGCCACCACCCAGGTGAAGTAG
- a CDS encoding ABC transporter permease subunit: MFSFIARRLGLLIPTFFGITLLTFALIRMIPGDPVEVMMGERRVDPEMHAQAMERLGLNKPLYAQYLDYVGKLAHGDLGESLRTRESVWTEFTSLFPATLELSMAALLFAGVLGLLAGVIAALKRGSLFDHGVMGISLAGYSMPIFWWGLILIMFFSVSLGWTPVSGRIDLLYDIEPRTGFMLIDTLLADDVGAFFDALHHLILPAIVLGTIPLAVIARMTRSSMLEVLREDYIRTARAKGLSPSRVVFVHGLRNALIPVLTVVGLQVGTLLAGAVLTETIFSWPGIGKWLIEAIGARDYPVVQNGILLIACLVILVNFVVDILYGFANPRIRHQR, encoded by the coding sequence ATGTTTAGTTTTATTGCCCGCCGATTGGGGTTATTGATCCCCACGTTCTTCGGCATTACCTTGCTGACTTTCGCGTTGATTCGCATGATTCCAGGCGACCCCGTGGAAGTGATGATGGGCGAACGTCGAGTCGACCCCGAAATGCACGCTCAGGCAATGGAACGCCTAGGTCTGAACAAACCCCTGTATGCCCAATACCTGGATTACGTTGGCAAACTGGCCCACGGCGATCTCGGCGAATCCCTGCGTACCCGTGAAAGCGTCTGGACCGAATTCACGTCTCTATTCCCCGCGACCCTGGAACTGTCCATGGCCGCCCTGTTGTTCGCTGGCGTCCTGGGCCTGCTGGCCGGGGTGATTGCGGCACTCAAGCGAGGATCCCTGTTCGACCACGGGGTGATGGGCATCTCCCTGGCGGGATACTCGATGCCGATCTTCTGGTGGGGCCTGATCCTGATCATGTTCTTCTCGGTGTCCCTGGGCTGGACACCAGTGTCCGGGCGGATCGACCTGCTCTACGACATCGAGCCGCGGACCGGTTTCATGCTCATCGACACGCTGCTGGCCGATGACGTCGGTGCGTTCTTCGATGCCCTGCATCACCTGATCCTGCCGGCCATTGTGCTCGGCACCATTCCGCTGGCGGTAATCGCGCGGATGACCCGATCTTCGATGCTCGAAGTGCTGCGTGAAGACTACATCCGTACCGCCCGCGCCAAAGGCCTGTCGCCGTCGCGCGTGGTGTTCGTTCACGGCCTGCGTAACGCGCTGATTCCGGTACTGACCGTGGTCGGCCTGCAAGTCGGCACATTGCTGGCCGGTGCGGTCCTGACCGAAACCATCTTCTCCTGGCCCGGCATCGGCAAATGGCTGATCGAAGCCATTGGCGCACGGGATTATCCCGTGGTGCAGAACGGCATCCTGTTAATCGCCTGCCTGGTGATTCTGGTCAACTTCGTGGTGGACATCCTCTACGGCTTTGCCAACCCACGCATTCGTCACCAGCGCTGA
- a CDS encoding ABC transporter permease subunit: MTTSIPAVAVDQSLLYPSPYKEFWQAFSKNKGAVAGLLFMLLVIFCALFAPWVAPHNPSEQYRDFLLTPPSWLEGGQIQFLLGTDELGRDLLSRLIHGSRLSLLIGLSSVVMSLIPGILLGLFAGFFPRLLGPTIMRLMDIMLALPSLLLAVAIVAILGPGLINTIIAIAVVSLPSYVRLTRAAVMGELNRDYVTAARLAGANLPRLMFVTVLPNCMAPLIVQATLSFSSAILDAAALGFLGLGVQPPTPEWGTMLASARDYIERAWWVVSLPGLTILLSVLAINLMGDGLRDALDPKLKNAA, encoded by the coding sequence ATGACCACTTCAATTCCAGCGGTAGCAGTCGATCAAAGCCTGCTGTATCCGTCTCCATACAAAGAATTCTGGCAAGCGTTCTCCAAGAACAAAGGCGCCGTCGCCGGCCTGCTGTTCATGCTGCTGGTGATTTTCTGCGCACTGTTCGCCCCGTGGGTAGCACCGCATAACCCGAGCGAGCAGTACCGCGACTTCCTGCTGACCCCGCCGTCCTGGCTGGAAGGTGGGCAAATCCAGTTCCTGCTCGGCACCGATGAACTGGGTCGCGACCTGCTGTCGCGGCTGATCCACGGTTCGCGCCTGTCCCTGCTGATCGGCTTGTCGTCGGTGGTGATGTCGCTGATTCCGGGCATCCTTTTGGGTCTGTTCGCCGGGTTCTTCCCGCGCTTGCTCGGTCCGACCATCATGCGTCTGATGGACATCATGCTGGCCCTGCCGTCCCTGCTGCTGGCGGTGGCGATTGTCGCCATCCTCGGCCCTGGCCTGATCAACACCATTATTGCCATCGCCGTGGTTTCGTTGCCGTCCTATGTTCGTCTGACCCGCGCCGCGGTGATGGGCGAACTGAACCGCGACTACGTGACCGCCGCGCGCCTGGCCGGTGCCAATCTGCCACGCCTGATGTTCGTCACCGTGCTGCCCAACTGCATGGCGCCGCTGATCGTTCAGGCCACCCTGAGCTTCTCCTCGGCGATTCTCGATGCCGCCGCACTGGGCTTCCTCGGCCTTGGCGTTCAACCGCCAACCCCTGAGTGGGGCACCATGCTGGCTTCTGCTCGTGACTACATCGAACGCGCCTGGTGGGTGGTAAGTCTGCCTGGTTTGACCATTTTGCTCAGCGTGCTGGCAATCAACTTGATGGGCGACGGCCTGCGCGATGCGCTGGACCCGAAACTCAAGAACGCCGCCTGA
- a CDS encoding ABC transporter ATP-binding protein, producing the protein MSLLEIKNLNVRFGDKNAVPVVDGLDITVDKGEVLAIVGESGSGKSVTMMALMGLIEHPGIVTADALNFDGKNMLKLSNRQRRQIVGKDLAMVFQDPMTALNPSYTVGFQIEEVLRLHLKMSGKQARARAIELLEKVEIPGAASRMDAYPHQLSGGMSQRVAIAMAIAGEPKLLIADEPTTALDVTIQAQIMDLLLALQKEQNMGLVLITHDLAVVAETAQRVCVMYAGQAVEVGQVPQLFDIPAHPYSEALLKAIPEHSLGATRLATLPGIVPGRYDRPQGCLLSPRCPYVQDTCRQQRPTLDPKSNSLARCFYPLNQEVA; encoded by the coding sequence ATGTCATTGTTAGAAATCAAGAATCTCAACGTTCGCTTCGGCGACAAGAACGCCGTTCCGGTGGTCGACGGTCTCGACATTACCGTGGACAAGGGCGAAGTTCTGGCCATCGTTGGCGAATCGGGTTCCGGCAAGTCCGTGACCATGATGGCGCTGATGGGCCTGATCGAACATCCGGGGATCGTCACCGCCGACGCCCTGAATTTCGACGGCAAGAACATGCTCAAACTGAGCAACCGTCAGCGTCGGCAGATTGTCGGCAAAGACCTGGCGATGGTCTTCCAGGACCCGATGACCGCGCTGAACCCGAGCTACACCGTCGGTTTCCAGATCGAAGAAGTGCTGCGCCTGCACCTGAAAATGTCCGGCAAGCAAGCCCGCGCACGCGCCATCGAACTGCTGGAAAAAGTTGAAATCCCGGGTGCCGCCAGCCGTATGGATGCTTACCCGCATCAACTGTCCGGTGGTATGAGCCAGCGTGTTGCAATCGCCATGGCGATTGCCGGCGAACCGAAATTGCTGATCGCCGACGAACCGACCACGGCACTGGACGTCACGATTCAGGCCCAGATCATGGACCTGCTGTTGGCACTGCAGAAAGAACAGAACATGGGCCTGGTGCTGATCACTCACGACCTTGCGGTCGTGGCCGAAACCGCACAACGCGTGTGCGTGATGTACGCCGGCCAAGCGGTCGAAGTGGGTCAGGTGCCTCAGCTGTTCGACATTCCGGCGCACCCGTACAGCGAAGCGCTGCTCAAGGCGATTCCGGAACACAGCCTGGGCGCCACGCGCCTGGCGACGCTGCCGGGCATCGTTCCCGGTCGTTATGACCGTCCGCAGGGTTGCCTGCTGTCGCCGCGTTGCCCGTACGTGCAGGATACCTGCCGTCAGCAACGTCCAACCCTTGACCCGAAAAGCAACAGCCTCGCCCGCTGCTTCTACCCGCTGAATCAGGAGGTGGCGTAA
- a CDS encoding peptide ABC transporter ATP-binding protein: MAVVLTARDLTRHYEVSRGLFKGHATVRALNGVSFELEAGKTLAVVGESGCGKSTLARALTLIEEPSSGSLKIAGQEVTGADKAQRKQLRKDVQMVFQSPYASLNPRQKVGDQLAEPLLINTNLSAAERREKVQAMMKQVGLRPEHYQRYPHMFSGGQRQRIALARAMMLQPKVLVADEPTSALDVSIQAQVLNLFMDLQQEFNTAYVFISHNLAVVQHVADDVMVMYLGRPVEMGPKNDIYERPLHPYTQALLSATPTIHPDPNKPKIKIVGELPNPLNPPSGCAFHKRCPYATERCSTEEPALRLLDSRQVACHYAEQFLDGVA, encoded by the coding sequence ATGGCCGTCGTACTTACCGCCCGCGACCTGACCCGTCACTACGAAGTGTCCCGCGGCCTGTTCAAGGGCCATGCGACCGTTCGCGCCCTGAACGGTGTGTCGTTCGAACTGGAAGCCGGCAAGACCCTCGCCGTTGTAGGCGAATCGGGCTGCGGCAAATCCACTCTGGCCCGCGCCCTGACGCTGATCGAAGAGCCATCCTCCGGCTCCTTGAAAATCGCCGGGCAGGAAGTCACCGGCGCTGACAAGGCCCAGCGCAAGCAACTGCGCAAAGACGTGCAGATGGTGTTCCAGAGCCCGTACGCATCGTTGAACCCACGGCAAAAAGTCGGTGATCAACTGGCCGAGCCGCTGCTGATCAACACCAACCTGTCGGCTGCTGAACGTCGCGAGAAAGTCCAGGCGATGATGAAGCAGGTGGGCTTGCGTCCTGAGCACTACCAGCGTTATCCGCACATGTTCTCCGGTGGTCAGCGCCAGCGGATCGCCCTGGCCCGCGCGATGATGTTGCAGCCTAAAGTGCTGGTCGCGGATGAACCGACTTCGGCGCTGGACGTGTCCATTCAGGCGCAGGTGCTGAACCTGTTCATGGACTTGCAGCAAGAGTTCAACACCGCTTACGTGTTCATCTCCCACAACCTGGCGGTGGTGCAACACGTCGCCGATGACGTGATGGTGATGTACCTTGGTCGCCCGGTAGAAATGGGCCCGAAGAACGACATCTACGAGCGTCCTCTGCACCCGTACACCCAGGCGTTGCTGTCGGCCACCCCAACCATTCACCCGGACCCGAACAAGCCGAAAATCAAGATCGTCGGCGAATTGCCCAACCCGCTGAACCCGCCGTCCGGCTGCGCATTCCACAAGCGCTGCCCGTACGCGACCGAGCGCTGCAGCACTGAAGAGCCGGCCCTGCGCCTGCTCGACAGCCGCCAGGTGGCTTGCCACTACGCCGAGCAGTTTCTCGACGGCGTGGCATAA
- a CDS encoding peptide chain release factor 3, whose amino-acid sequence MTKQAAEVAKRRTFAIISHPDAGKTTITEKLLLMGKAIAIAGTVKSRKSDRHATSDWMEMEKQRGISITTSVMQFPYREHMINLLDTPGHEDFSEDTYRTLTAVDSALMVLDGGKGVEPRTIALMDVCRLRDTPIVSFINKLDRDIRDPIELLDEIEAVLKIKAAPITWPIGCYRDFKGVYHLADDYIIVYTAGHGHERTDVKIIEKLDSDEARAHLGDEYDRFVDQLELVQGACHEFNQQEFLDGQLTPVFFGTALGNFGVDHVLDAVVNWAPKPLARVANERTVEPVEEKFAGFVFKIQANMDPKHRDRIAFMRICSGKYEKGMKMRHVRTGKDVRIGDALTFFSSEREQLEEAFAGDIIGLHNHGTIQIGDTFTEGEVLGFTGIPHFAPELFRRVRLRDPLKSKQLRQGLQQLAEEGATQVFFPTRSNDIILGAVGVLQFDVVASRLKEEYKVECSYEPITVYSARWIDCSDKKKLEEFQIKAVENLAIDGGGHLTYLAPTRVNLALMEERWPDVKFRATREHH is encoded by the coding sequence ATGACCAAACAGGCCGCCGAAGTCGCGAAACGCCGCACTTTCGCCATCATTTCCCACCCCGATGCCGGTAAAACCACCATCACCGAGAAGCTCTTGCTGATGGGCAAGGCGATTGCGATTGCTGGCACGGTGAAATCTCGCAAGTCTGACCGCCATGCCACCTCCGACTGGATGGAAATGGAAAAACAACGGGGTATTTCCATTACCACGTCGGTCATGCAGTTCCCGTATCGCGAGCACATGATCAACCTGCTCGACACCCCGGGCCACGAAGACTTCTCCGAAGATACCTACCGCACCCTGACGGCGGTGGACTCGGCCTTGATGGTCCTCGACGGCGGTAAGGGTGTAGAGCCACGCACCATCGCGCTGATGGACGTCTGCCGTCTGCGTGACACGCCGATTGTCAGCTTCATCAACAAACTCGACCGTGACATCCGCGACCCGATTGAACTGCTCGACGAAATCGAAGCGGTCCTGAAGATCAAGGCAGCGCCGATCACCTGGCCGATCGGTTGCTACCGCGACTTCAAGGGCGTTTATCACCTCGCCGACGACTACATCATCGTGTACACCGCGGGCCACGGCCACGAGCGCACCGATGTGAAAATCATCGAGAAGCTCGACTCCGATGAAGCTCGCGCACACTTGGGCGACGAGTACGATCGCTTCGTCGATCAGCTGGAACTGGTGCAGGGCGCCTGTCACGAATTCAATCAACAGGAATTCCTCGACGGCCAACTGACCCCGGTGTTCTTCGGTACTGCACTGGGCAACTTCGGTGTCGATCACGTGCTCGACGCCGTGGTCAACTGGGCGCCGAAACCGTTGGCCCGTGTCGCCAACGAGCGCACCGTGGAGCCGGTTGAAGAGAAGTTCGCCGGCTTCGTGTTCAAGATCCAGGCGAACATGGACCCGAAACACCGCGACCGCATTGCCTTCATGCGTATCTGCTCCGGCAAGTACGAAAAAGGCATGAAGATGCGCCACGTGCGCACCGGCAAAGACGTGCGGATCGGCGATGCGCTGACCTTCTTCTCCTCCGAGCGTGAGCAACTGGAAGAAGCGTTTGCCGGCGACATCATCGGTTTGCATAACCACGGCACCATCCAGATCGGCGACACCTTCACCGAAGGCGAAGTCCTGGGCTTCACCGGTATCCCGCACTTCGCCCCGGAACTGTTCCGTCGCGTGCGCCTGCGCGATCCGCTGAAATCCAAGCAACTGCGCCAGGGTCTGCAGCAATTGGCGGAAGAGGGCGCGACCCAAGTGTTCTTCCCGACGCGCAGCAACGACATCATCCTCGGCGCCGTCGGTGTGCTGCAGTTCGATGTGGTCGCCAGCCGTTTGAAAGAGGAATACAAGGTCGAGTGCTCTTATGAGCCGATTACGGTCTATTCCGCGCGCTGGATCGATTGCAGCGATAAGAAGAAGCTCGAAGAATTCCAGATCAAGGCTGTGGAAAACCTCGCCATCGACGGCGGTGGTCACCTGACCTACCTGGCCCCGACGCGGGTCAACCTGGCACTGATGGAAGAGCGCTGGCCGGACGTGAAATTCCGTGCGACGCGTGAGCATCACTAA
- a CDS encoding ABC transporter permease — protein MAIRYGKGLIGGAVVVALLALLVHWIGINTIEHYRDDLLFYLQAHLILVLVSMLAALIVGIPAGIFLSRPTMVGRAERFMQIFNIGNTVPPLAVLAIALGILGIGSGPAIFALFLASLLPIVRNTYEGLKNVQGSLKEAAVGIGMTPTQVLWRVELPNAVPIIIGGVRVALAINVGTAPLAFLIGANSLGSLIFPGIALNNQPQLLLGAACTALLALLLDGLVTLASRLWLERGLRPS, from the coding sequence GTGGCTATTCGCTATGGCAAGGGGCTGATAGGAGGTGCGGTTGTCGTCGCCCTTCTGGCCCTGCTGGTCCACTGGATTGGCATCAACACGATCGAACATTACCGCGACGATTTGTTGTTTTACCTGCAAGCCCATTTGATTCTTGTCCTTGTTTCCATGCTGGCCGCCCTCATTGTGGGCATTCCCGCCGGCATCTTCCTCAGCCGCCCGACCATGGTGGGCCGCGCTGAACGCTTCATGCAGATCTTCAACATCGGCAACACCGTGCCGCCTCTCGCCGTACTGGCCATCGCCCTGGGCATCCTCGGCATCGGCAGCGGCCCCGCGATCTTCGCCCTGTTCCTCGCCTCGCTGTTGCCGATCGTGCGCAACACCTACGAAGGCCTGAAAAACGTTCAGGGTTCGCTCAAGGAAGCGGCCGTCGGCATCGGCATGACACCGACTCAGGTGCTGTGGCGGGTCGAACTGCCAAACGCCGTGCCGATCATCATCGGTGGCGTGCGCGTGGCGCTGGCGATCAACGTCGGTACCGCACCGCTGGCGTTCCTGATTGGCGCCAACAGTCTGGGCAGCCTGATTTTCCCTGGCATCGCCCTGAATAATCAGCCGCAACTGCTGCTCGGCGCGGCCTGCACCGCCCTGCTGGCCTTGCTGCTCGACGGCCTGGTGACACTCGCCAGCCGCCTCTGGCTCGAACGCGGCTTGCGCCCGTCTTAA
- a CDS encoding glycine betaine ABC transporter substrate-binding protein, whose amino-acid sequence MKALFLKGSSLILGCALLFAGFAQAAEKPVIRIGARVFTEQTLLAEITSQYLRTKGYDTQVTGGLGSNLARSAHESGQLDLMWEYTGVSLVAYNHITDKLDSAQSYAKVKELDAKKGLIWLTPSKFSNTYALALPESTAKAYPQINTISELNTVMQAEAKTNHLVALDTEFANRSDGLDGMVDLYGMNLTRKNIRQMDAGLVYTALRNGQVFAGLVYTTDGRLNAFKLKLLEDDKHYFPDYTAAPVVRQVYLDAHPKLAEELKPLAELFDDVTMRQLNARVDVDHESPSSVAADFLRQHPIK is encoded by the coding sequence ATGAAAGCTCTTTTTTTAAAAGGCAGTAGCTTAATTTTAGGCTGCGCCCTGCTGTTCGCAGGATTTGCCCAAGCCGCTGAAAAACCCGTGATCCGCATCGGCGCCCGGGTGTTCACCGAACAAACCCTGCTGGCGGAAATCACCTCCCAATACCTGCGCACCAAGGGTTACGACACTCAGGTGACCGGCGGTCTGGGCAGCAACCTGGCCCGCAGCGCCCACGAAAGTGGTCAGCTTGATTTGATGTGGGAATACACCGGCGTTTCGCTGGTGGCTTACAACCACATCACTGACAAGCTCGACAGCGCTCAGTCCTACGCCAAGGTGAAAGAACTCGACGCGAAAAAAGGCCTGATCTGGCTCACCCCGTCGAAATTCAGCAACACCTACGCCCTCGCCCTGCCAGAAAGCACCGCGAAAGCGTATCCGCAGATCAACACCATCAGCGAGCTGAACACGGTGATGCAGGCTGAGGCGAAGACCAATCACCTCGTCGCCCTGGACACCGAGTTCGCCAACCGCTCCGACGGTCTGGACGGCATGGTCGACCTCTACGGCATGAACCTGACCCGCAAAAACATCCGCCAGATGGACGCCGGGCTGGTCTACACCGCCCTGCGCAATGGTCAGGTGTTTGCCGGTCTGGTCTACACCACGGACGGTCGTTTGAACGCCTTCAAGCTGAAACTGCTGGAAGACGACAAGCATTACTTCCCGGACTACACCGCTGCGCCGGTGGTGCGTCAGGTTTACCTCGATGCCCATCCGAAACTCGCCGAAGAACTCAAGCCGCTGGCCGAACTGTTCGACGACGTCACCATGCGCCAGCTCAACGCGCGGGTCGATGTCGATCACGAAAGCCCTTCATCCGTTGCCGCCGATTTCCTGCGCCAGCATCCCATCAAATAA
- a CDS encoding ABC transporter permease, with protein MEFLNAFSHLDWPLVLQLTGQHITLVGIAVTLAILVGVPLGILMTRFPTLAGPLQASATVLLTVPSIALFGLLLPFYSKFGQGLGPMPAITAVFLYSLLPIMRNTYLALTGVDPGIREAARGIGMTFGQRLRMVELPIAVPVILAGVRTAVVMNIGVMTIAATIGAGGLGVLILASISRSDMSMLIVGAVLVSLLAIFADLLLQWLQRTLTPKGLLK; from the coding sequence ATGGAATTTCTGAACGCCTTTTCCCATCTCGACTGGCCGCTGGTCCTGCAACTGACCGGGCAGCACATCACCCTCGTCGGTATTGCCGTGACCCTGGCGATTCTGGTCGGCGTGCCGCTGGGCATCCTGATGACGCGCTTCCCGACCCTCGCCGGCCCCTTGCAAGCCAGCGCCACGGTACTGCTGACCGTGCCGTCGATTGCGCTGTTCGGCCTGCTGCTGCCGTTCTACTCCAAGTTCGGCCAGGGCCTGGGCCCGATGCCGGCGATCACCGCGGTGTTTTTGTACTCGCTGCTGCCGATCATGCGTAACACCTACCTCGCTCTGACCGGCGTCGATCCCGGCATTCGCGAAGCCGCCCGTGGCATCGGCATGACCTTCGGCCAGCGCCTGCGCATGGTCGAGCTGCCGATCGCGGTGCCGGTGATCCTCGCCGGTGTGCGCACCGCCGTGGTCATGAACATTGGTGTCATGACCATCGCCGCCACCATCGGCGCCGGTGGCCTCGGTGTACTCATTCTCGCTTCCATCAGCCGCAGCGACATGTCGATGCTGATCGTCGGCGCCGTGCTGGTCAGTCTCCTGGCCATCTTCGCCGACCTGCTTCTGCAATGGCTGCAACGCACGCTGACTCCAAAAGGACTCCTGAAATGA